CTAAATTGGTTTGGAAAAGCTCTGAGTCTGAAAGACTAGTGCTGACTCTCAGAAGAAAGTAAAGTGCACATTGATAAAAATGGAGGATTTCTTAAAGTATTTATTAGTTTAATGGGGTTGGGGGTTAATTACAGCATAATTCAACATGGGGAAATTCAATTTGTTATGTGGTGCTGCTGccctctgttttgttttttcagaagaatgGTTGAACAGCCTGGCATGGATTTTGTGGTGTTTATAGAGATAGTCCTTCACATGATTTACTTTAACCTTAGAAGATGACTTTTATACCTGCCCTGAAACTTGATGTATGCATGTtgaaaaagaagctgtttcCATGCTCAGTCTCTACATCCGTTTACAGAAAAGAAGGCATGCCACTGATCAAAGCACAACGATTGCACAGGGCCACGCTCTGTTCTGCAAGGCCTTTAGGTACCATTTCCGATGTGATACGCGGGCAGGGGAATGGGTGGTGATGTGATGGTGAGAAATGGGAAGGAAGGATGCATGCAGGGAAGATGGTAAGGAACTGAGACTGGGTGAAGGATGTGAGAGAAATTTTACTTGAGAAAGTGGCTCCTTTGACCAAAGAGAGTGGCTCTTTGACATGTAGGAAGACCTATGTATGGGGACCTAAGTCAAACTCCTGGGAGGGATGTGACAATACAACTTATGGGACTGTGCCAAgttctgctctgttctttgcCTCTATCCCACTGATGGAGGCTTTGCTTCTATGTACCTACTTGGACAAACGACCTGGAGCACTGGCAGCTGCATAGTGAGCCTATacaaagcagaaggagaaacaagcaaataatctaagtttttcctcagtttccccagcaaGCAGTTTGGATTCTTCtgctgccttaaaaaaaaaaaaaaaaaaaaagttggggtCACTGGCAGCTGGTGTCAGACTCCAGAACCACCCCCCCCAAGAGGGTCATGGAGGTTTCTCCCCATGCTATGATATCTCCCTTCAGTTGCCCTGGTTTGCACAGTGCAAGTGCCCGAACATCTGCAGGACTGAGAACTTGGCTCCACAGGTTCACCTGAGTCATCCACCCTGCAAAACCATTGGAGAAGGTCCCAAGAAGAATGTCTCTATCTTTCCCAAGGACAAGTGTCCCTCCAGCCTGGCTCACATACCCCTTCTGGATACTCTTTGCTTTACCAGCTGCTCCATTGAGCCATAAATTTGCCATTCCGGACTGGGAGGCCCATGCCATGCAGTAGTGCAGCCAGTCTTGTGCCTTGTGGTACAGGGGGAAACTGATGAAATGGCCTCCTATCCACAATCCCACATCTGTGCCCACGGTCATCACTAGCTCATTATCCCTCTCCTGTGTGGAGTAGGAAAGAACAGTCTGACTGCCAGCATGCTGGGCTTTTGTCCAGAAACATAAGGTGAAGGCTTGGAGAGACATATCATGGAGGGGATGAACATTCACAAAACTCTCAATGTTTTCCACAGGGAAGTAGAAAGCTGGATAAGTGCTGGATTTAATACCTGAAATAACGAAAAAGCCAGCTGTTAACACTTCCTGCTGTGCTTATAAATCAGCCCAAATCCTGAAGAATACACCCAGAGGAActggcagggctgtggcagTCTTAGCCACAGCTCCTGGCATGTGTTGTACCAACAGGGGAGGGGCTTGAAGTGGTGAAAAGCTGAGCTCCCTCACCCAGCTGTTTGGGAAAATCACTTCCCCCTGCTTCCTCTTTTCTCATCTTGTGTAAAATAGAGACAATGATTATTTATCCTAGGGGAAATGTGATCTTAAATCCCTCACTGTTCATAAAAATATGCTTATACGTTGCAGGAGAAAGCTGCAGTTGCTGTGAGAGTAGTTAGATTAGGGCTAGCTTTAATGATGCTGTAGTTGAAGGGTTTCCATCAGCAGGCCTAGATATGGGATAAAATTCTACCTGCACGTATCAGTACCAAACCTGTTAATGATTTAGGCCATCCAGGACAGCAGGGCATGGGCTCTTCATCCTTGGAAGGTAAGCTGGACTCAAGAATAGATGTGTGTTTCTTACCAAAGTGGCTCACTCCATTCAGCAACTCTCTCTTCATGTCTTGGAGCTGCATCTGGATT
This portion of the Pelecanus crispus isolate bPelCri1 chromosome 15, bPelCri1.pri, whole genome shotgun sequence genome encodes:
- the CA6 gene encoding carbonic anhydrase 6 produces the protein MTNNGHSVQIDLPPTMHISRGLPSLYTAVQMHLHWGGLDLETSGSEHTVDGMRYFAELHIVHYNSADYSSFDEAKDKPNGLAVLAFLYVDGHFENTYYSEFISKLAKIRFAGQSTKLSSLDVQAMLPENLSHFYRYQGSLTTPPCSESVIWTIFHSPIVLSHTQISLLENTLLDWQNRTLRNDYRHAQPLNGRVVESSFRAKLTQEQCHPEEFNLRLDQIQMQLQDMKRELLNGVSHFGIKSSTYPAFYFPVENIESFVNVHPLHDMSLQAFTLCFWTKAQHAGSQTVLSYSTQERDNELVMTVGTDVGLWIGGHFISFPLYHKAQDWLHYCMAWASQSGMANLWLNGAAGKAKSIQKGYVSQAGGTLVLGKDRDILLGTFSNGFAGWMTQVNLWSQVLSPADVRALALCKPGQLKGDIIAWGETSMTLLGGVVLESDTSCQ